In the genome of Pseudomonas sp. P5_109, one region contains:
- a CDS encoding amino acid ABC transporter ATP-binding protein — translation MTQTQTNAQDGQPLLDIRGLHKRYDQLEVLKGVDLTMQRGNVVTLIGSSGSGKTTLLRCVNMLEEFQGGQILLDGESIGYDEVNGKRIRHPEKVIARHRAMTGMAFQQFNLFPHLTALQNVTLGLLKVKKLHKDEAVALAEKWLERVGLLERRDHFPGQLSGGQQQRVAIARAIAMNPSLMLFDEVTSALDPELVGEVLNVIKGLAEDGMTMLLVTHEMRFAFEVSDKIVFMNQGRIEEQGPPKELFERPQSPRLAEFLKNTRF, via the coding sequence ATGACTCAGACTCAAACCAATGCACAAGACGGCCAACCGTTGCTGGACATTCGCGGCCTGCACAAGCGTTACGACCAGCTCGAAGTGCTCAAGGGTGTCGACCTGACCATGCAACGCGGCAACGTGGTGACGTTGATCGGCTCCAGCGGCTCGGGCAAGACCACATTGCTGCGCTGCGTGAACATGCTCGAAGAGTTCCAGGGCGGGCAGATCCTGCTCGACGGCGAATCCATCGGTTACGACGAGGTCAACGGCAAGCGCATTCGCCACCCGGAAAAGGTCATCGCCCGCCATCGCGCCATGACCGGCATGGCGTTCCAGCAGTTCAACCTGTTCCCGCACCTGACCGCGTTGCAGAACGTCACCCTGGGCCTGCTCAAGGTCAAGAAGCTGCACAAGGACGAGGCGGTGGCCCTGGCCGAAAAATGGCTGGAGCGCGTCGGCCTGTTGGAACGGCGCGATCACTTTCCCGGTCAGTTGTCCGGCGGCCAGCAGCAGCGCGTGGCGATTGCCCGGGCGATTGCGATGAACCCGAGCCTGATGCTGTTCGATGAAGTGACTTCGGCGCTGGACCCGGAACTGGTGGGTGAAGTGTTGAACGTGATCAAGGGCCTGGCCGAAGACGGCATGACCATGCTGCTGGTGACCCACGAAATGCGCTTTGCCTTCGAGGTTTCGGACAAGATCGTCTTCATGAATCAGGGGCGCATCGAAGAGCAGGGGCCTCCCAAGGAACTGTTCGAGCGCCCGCAATCGCCGCGACTGGCGGAATTTCTCAAGAACACGCGTTTTTGA
- a CDS encoding amino acid ABC transporter permease gives MYESPSWLHELWVAREVLWQGFLTSVQVSVLAILLGTLLGVVTGLVLTYGKFWMRAPFRFYVDVIRGTPVFVLVLACFYMAPALGWQISAFQAGALGLTLFCGSHVAEIVRGALQALPHGQMEASKAIGLTFYQALGYVLLPQALRQILPTWVNSSTEIVKASTLLSVIGVAELLLSTQQIIARTFMTLEFYLFAGFLFFVINYGIELLGRHIEKRVALP, from the coding sequence ATGTACGAATCTCCCAGTTGGTTGCATGAGTTGTGGGTGGCGCGGGAAGTGCTGTGGCAAGGCTTTCTGACCAGCGTCCAGGTGTCGGTGTTGGCGATTTTGCTCGGTACGCTGCTTGGCGTGGTCACCGGACTGGTGTTGACTTATGGCAAGTTCTGGATGCGTGCGCCGTTTCGTTTTTATGTCGATGTGATTCGCGGCACGCCGGTATTCGTGCTGGTGCTGGCGTGCTTCTACATGGCCCCGGCGCTTGGCTGGCAGATCAGTGCGTTCCAGGCCGGCGCGCTGGGTTTGACGCTGTTCTGCGGCTCCCACGTCGCCGAGATCGTGCGCGGTGCCCTGCAGGCATTGCCGCACGGGCAGATGGAAGCGAGCAAGGCCATCGGCCTGACGTTCTACCAGGCCCTGGGTTATGTGCTGTTGCCCCAGGCGTTGCGGCAGATCCTGCCGACCTGGGTCAACTCGTCCACCGAGATCGTCAAGGCCTCGACCCTGTTGTCGGTGATCGGCGTGGCGGAATTGCTGCTCAGTACCCAGCAGATCATCGCCCGGACCTTCATGACCCTGGAGTTTTACCTGTTCGCCGGTTTCCTGTTCTTCGTCATCAACTACGGCATCGAGTTACTCGGCCGGCACATTGAAAAGCGGGTGGCTTTGCCATGA
- a CDS encoding amino acid ABC transporter permease, whose protein sequence is MNYQLNFAAVWRDFDTLLAGLGLGLELALVSIAIGCVIGLMMAFALLSRHRALRVLASVYVTVIRNTPILVLILLIYFALPSLGIRLDKIPSFIITLSLYAGAYLTEVFRGGLLSIPKGQREAGLAIGLGEWQVKAYVTVPVMLRNVLPALSNNFISLFKDTSLAAAIAVPELTYYARKINVESYRVIETWLVTTALYVAACYLIAMMLRYLEQRLAIRR, encoded by the coding sequence ATGAACTATCAGTTGAACTTTGCCGCCGTGTGGCGCGATTTCGACACCTTGCTGGCGGGGCTCGGCCTGGGCCTTGAACTGGCCCTGGTGTCGATCGCCATCGGCTGCGTGATCGGCCTGATGATGGCGTTTGCCTTGCTGTCCAGGCATCGCGCATTGCGGGTGCTGGCGTCGGTGTATGTCACGGTGATTCGTAACACGCCGATCCTGGTGTTGATCCTGTTGATCTACTTTGCGTTGCCGAGCCTGGGGATCCGTCTGGACAAGATTCCTTCGTTCATCATCACCCTGTCGCTGTACGCCGGGGCTTACCTGACCGAAGTGTTCCGCGGCGGTTTGCTGAGCATTCCCAAGGGCCAGCGTGAAGCCGGCCTGGCCATTGGTCTGGGCGAGTGGCAGGTCAAGGCCTACGTCACCGTGCCGGTGATGCTGCGCAATGTCTTGCCGGCGCTGTCGAACAACTTCATTTCGCTGTTCAAGGACACCTCGCTGGCGGCCGCGATTGCGGTGCCGGAGCTGACCTACTACGCGCGCAAGATCAATGTCGAGAGTTACCGGGTGATTGAAACCTGGCTGGTGACCACTGCGTTGTATGTCGCGGCCTGTTACCTCATTGCCATGATGCTGCGTTACCTCGAACAGCGTCTGGCGATTCGCCGATAG
- a CDS encoding transporter substrate-binding domain-containing protein, translating into MHRRPSLFKACVFLFAASAAAMGVAQAADSKLDSVLARGKLIVGTGSTNAPWHFQGADGKLQGFDIDIGHMIAKGLFNDPTKVEYVVQSSDARIPNLLTDKVDISCQFITVTASRAQQVAFTLPYYREGVGLLLPANSKYKEIDDMKAAGDSLTVAVLQNVYAEELVHQALPKAKVDQYDSVDLMYQAVNSGRADAAATDQSSVKYLMVQNPGRYRSPAYAWSPQTYACAVKRGDQDWLNFVNTTLHEAMTGVEFPTYAASFKQWFGVDLPSPAIGFPVEFK; encoded by the coding sequence ATGCATCGCCGACCATCCTTGTTCAAAGCGTGTGTTTTTCTTTTCGCAGCTTCAGCCGCTGCCATGGGCGTGGCCCAGGCGGCGGACAGCAAGCTCGACAGCGTTCTGGCCCGCGGCAAACTGATTGTGGGCACCGGCAGCACCAACGCGCCGTGGCACTTCCAGGGCGCGGACGGCAAGTTGCAGGGCTTTGATATCGATATCGGGCACATGATCGCCAAGGGGTTGTTCAACGACCCGACCAAGGTTGAGTACGTGGTGCAGTCGTCCGATGCGCGGATTCCGAACCTGCTGACCGACAAGGTCGACATCAGTTGCCAGTTCATCACCGTGACCGCCAGCCGCGCGCAGCAAGTGGCGTTTACCCTGCCGTACTACCGCGAAGGTGTTGGCCTGTTGTTGCCAGCGAACAGCAAGTACAAGGAAATTGATGACATGAAAGCCGCCGGTGACAGTCTCACCGTGGCGGTGCTGCAAAACGTCTATGCCGAAGAGCTGGTGCACCAGGCGCTGCCCAAGGCCAAGGTCGACCAGTACGACAGCGTGGACCTGATGTACCAGGCCGTGAACTCCGGCCGCGCCGACGCGGCAGCCACCGACCAGTCTTCGGTGAAATACCTGATGGTGCAGAACCCTGGCCGTTATCGCAGCCCGGCCTACGCCTGGAGCCCACAGACCTATGCCTGCGCGGTCAAGCGCGGCGATCAGGACTGGCTGAACTTCGTCAACACCACCCTGCATGAAGCCATGACCGGCGTGGAGTTCCCGACTTACGCGGCGTCGTTCAAGCAGTGGTTCGGCGTAGACCTGCCAAGCCCGGCCATCGGTTTCCCCGTCGAATTCAAATGA
- the wecB gene encoding non-hydrolyzing UDP-N-acetylglucosamine 2-epimerase — MSFKVMMVFGTRPEAIKMAPLARVLRNWPGIDLNICSTGQHREMLKQVLDSFELVVDEDLQVMTQGQTLNGLSEQLLAHLDKAYERVQPDIVLVHGDTTTSFIAALAAFNRQIPIGHVEAGLRTGNLRAPWPEEANRHLTGVIADLHFAPTTKSEDNLLREGVPKANIEVTGNTVIDALVWMRDHQQASQWHPASDSPLAVLDDSRRMVLITGHRRENFGGGFRNICLALATLAQRYPDVQFVYPVHLNPQVQNAVYSVLSDKPNIYLVAPQDYQHFVWLMGRAYFILSDSGGIQEEAPAIGKPLLVLRDVTERPSVLEGGTVLLVGTDTDRIVKESCLLLDDQATFQRMSRIHSPYGDGHASERIANRLGVWLKHRAASGKAV; from the coding sequence ATGTCATTCAAAGTCATGATGGTTTTCGGCACACGTCCGGAGGCCATCAAGATGGCGCCGCTGGCTCGGGTCCTGCGTAACTGGCCCGGTATTGATCTGAACATCTGCTCCACCGGCCAGCACCGGGAAATGCTCAAGCAAGTGCTCGACTCTTTCGAATTGGTGGTCGACGAAGACTTGCAGGTGATGACCCAGGGCCAGACGCTCAATGGCCTCTCCGAACAATTGCTGGCGCATCTCGACAAAGCCTACGAGCGAGTGCAGCCGGACATCGTGCTGGTGCACGGCGACACCACCACCAGTTTCATTGCCGCCCTCGCCGCCTTCAATCGCCAGATACCCATCGGCCATGTCGAGGCCGGCTTGCGTACCGGCAATTTGCGCGCACCCTGGCCGGAGGAAGCCAACCGGCACCTGACCGGCGTTATCGCCGACCTGCATTTCGCTCCGACCACCAAGAGCGAAGACAACCTGCTGCGCGAAGGTGTGCCCAAGGCCAATATCGAAGTGACCGGCAATACCGTGATCGACGCCCTGGTATGGATGCGCGACCACCAACAGGCGAGCCAGTGGCACCCGGCCAGTGACTCGCCACTTGCCGTGCTCGACGACAGCCGGCGCATGGTGCTGATCACCGGGCACCGGCGGGAAAATTTCGGCGGTGGCTTCCGCAATATCTGCCTGGCGTTGGCCACCCTCGCCCAGCGCTATCCCGACGTGCAGTTCGTCTACCCGGTGCACCTCAACCCACAGGTGCAAAACGCGGTGTACAGCGTGCTGTCGGACAAGCCCAACATCTATCTGGTGGCACCGCAGGACTACCAGCATTTCGTCTGGCTGATGGGGCGTGCGTACTTCATCCTCAGCGATTCCGGCGGCATCCAGGAGGAAGCCCCGGCCATCGGCAAACCGCTGCTGGTGCTGCGCGATGTCACGGAGCGGCCATCGGTGCTCGAAGGCGGAACGGTGCTGCTGGTGGGCACCGACACCGACCGGATCGTCAAGGAGTCCTGCCTGTTGCTCGATGACCAGGCCACGTTCCAGCGCATGAGCCGTATCCATAGCCCGTACGGCGACGGCCACGCCAGCGAACGGATCGCCAATCGTCTCGGCGTCTGGCTCAAACATCGCGCGGCCTCGGGAAAAGCCGTATGA